A single genomic interval of Pyrobaculum arsenaticum DSM 13514 harbors:
- the rpoA2 gene encoding DNA-directed RNA polymerase subunit A'', protein MISKQELLAKIQHVLPRPLYAEIENAVKDLDDERALRLIYRVLRLYLNSLIDPGEAIGIVTAQSIGEPGTQMILRSFHYAGLREFSMARGLPRLIEVVDARRTPSTPLMYIYLKPPHNKSREAAEAVAKKIQQVTLEMLAKEVDVDYISGAVTIELDTEQLKYRGLNIKEVEKIVSKARGKDLSISFRGHTITVTLTSPDIFKLRKVRDKILQIKVAGIKGVRKVVLQYDSKADEWFIVTEGTNLEAVLQLEEVDATRTYSNDLHEVEEVLGIEAARALVAQEIKRVLDEQGLDVDIRHMYMVADTMTWSGRLRPIGRHGVVGTKESPLARAAFEVTVKTLIEASVRGEEEAFKGVVESIIAGKYIPIGTGIVRLLMQF, encoded by the coding sequence ATGATCTCGAAGCAGGAGCTTTTGGCAAAAATACAACACGTACTGCCGAGGCCGCTGTACGCTGAGATTGAAAACGCAGTGAAGGATCTAGACGATGAGAGGGCCCTCCGCCTCATATACCGCGTGCTGAGGCTTTACCTAAACTCGTTGATAGACCCTGGGGAGGCCATAGGTATTGTAACGGCGCAGTCGATAGGCGAGCCGGGCACCCAGATGATCCTCCGCTCTTTCCACTACGCGGGTCTGAGGGAGTTCTCCATGGCGCGTGGTCTGCCGAGGCTTATAGAGGTGGTTGACGCCCGGAGGACTCCCTCAACGCCTTTGATGTATATCTATTTGAAGCCTCCGCATAATAAGAGCCGAGAGGCGGCGGAGGCTGTGGCAAAGAAGATACAACAAGTAACTCTAGAGATGTTGGCAAAGGAGGTGGATGTAGATTATATAAGTGGCGCCGTCACAATTGAGCTGGACACAGAGCAGTTGAAGTATAGAGGTTTGAACATAAAGGAGGTGGAGAAGATTGTCAGCAAGGCGAGGGGGAAGGACTTGTCAATCTCTTTCCGTGGCCACACAATTACAGTTACGCTTACCTCGCCTGATATTTTTAAGCTAAGAAAAGTCAGAGATAAGATACTGCAGATAAAAGTAGCTGGGATAAAGGGAGTGAGGAAAGTGGTGCTCCAGTACGACTCAAAAGCAGATGAGTGGTTTATCGTAACTGAGGGGACAAACTTGGAGGCGGTGCTACAACTTGAGGAGGTAGACGCCACGAGAACCTACAGCAACGATCTCCACGAGGTGGAGGAGGTGTTAGGCATAGAGGCGGCCAGGGCTTTAGTGGCACAAGAAATCAAGAGAGTTCTTGACGAGCAGGGCCTAGATGTTGATATTAGGCATATGTACATGGTGGCTGACACCATGACTTGGTCAGGTAGGCTCAGGCCAATAGGACGGCACGGAGTTGTTGGGACTAAGGAATCCCCCTTGGCGCGCGCCGCCTTTGAGGTCACCGTCAAGACGCTGATTGAGGCCTCTGTAAGAGGCGAAGAGGAGGCCTTTAAGGGAGTGGTCGAGAGCATAATTGCGGGGAAGTATATACCCATCGGTACCGGCATCGTGCGCCTTTTGATGCAGTTCTAA
- a CDS encoding 50S ribosomal protein L30e — protein MIDIGRELQVAINTGSVVIGFEETRRALLAGTPKLVIIAANAPKWAKDDIEYYAKLAGIPIFVFPGSSIELGAAAKRPHKIMALAVIDPGQSEILKLTEHA, from the coding sequence GTGATTGATATAGGCAGAGAGCTCCAAGTAGCGATCAACACGGGAAGCGTGGTTATAGGCTTCGAAGAAACGAGAAGAGCATTGTTGGCGGGTACGCCTAAGTTGGTAATTATAGCGGCAAACGCGCCTAAGTGGGCAAAAGACGATATTGAATACTACGCCAAACTAGCCGGCATTCCGATATTTGTTTTTCCCGGCTCGAGCATAGAGCTGGGCGCTGCGGCTAAGAGGCCGCATAAAATAATGGCACTGGCAGTGATCGACCCTGGCCAAAGCGAGATTTTGAAATTAACAGAACATGCCTGA
- the rpoA1 gene encoding DNA-directed RNA polymerase subunit A', translated as MSLKEELDTIPRKVIKSIKFGVLSPEVIRKYSVMEVTTSEVYDEGGLPVRGGISDRRLGVAEPGARCETCGQTHDVCPGHFGHIELVKPVVHVGFARVIYDILRTTCPNCGRIMLRDEEIARYRERLTRLSKRWRLLAQNLHERIRRKAAERMTCPHCGYKRNKVRFERPYYFYEETENGALVKLDPEMLRDRLSKIPSEDLELLGINPSVFRPEWAILKVLPVPPPHVRPSIQLETGIRSEDDLTHKLVDIIRMNEKLKIAIETGAPTNVVDNLWDLLQYHVATYFDNELPGIPVAKHRGGRPLKGIAQRLKGKEGRFRGSLSGKRVNFSARTVISPDPHISINEVGVPTDIAKILTVPEKVTAWNIDVLREYVIRGPETWPGANYVVTPEGRRIDLRYVKDRKALAERLAPGWVVERHLRDGDIVLFNRQPSLHRVSMMGHLVKVLPGRTFRLHLAVCPPYNADFDGDEMNLHVPQTEEARAEARLLMLVENHIITPRYGGAIIGARQDYIIGAYLLSHKTTFLTKKEVAFLLGAGKSEEDPPEPAILYPVELWTGKQIISHFLPKDFNWVQPTAFKSKCQDAYTCYGDEWIIVLNGYLAKGVLDKKSIGAEQVDSLWHRIARDYPPDVARRWLDSSLRLFLRYLDLRGFTFAMDSVYIPTEAYREVEEVIEQALKKVEGLIEDFTSGRLEAMPGFTVEETFENKVTDILSRVREDAAQVVEKYIDKNSEGYLMAKTGARGSLVNIVQMVATLGQQTIRGERIRRGFRSRTLPHFPVGDIGAFSGGFVKHCFRCGLTPVEYFFHAAAGRDGLIDTAVRTAQSGYMQRRLINALQDVYVAYDGTVRFGGSMLLQPLYGEDGVDVSRSDHGKVTDIKLLKMWIR; from the coding sequence GTGTCGTTAAAGGAGGAACTTGACACTATTCCTCGTAAGGTGATTAAATCTATAAAATTCGGAGTCCTTAGCCCAGAGGTTATTCGAAAGTACTCGGTGATGGAGGTGACAACATCGGAAGTGTACGATGAAGGCGGCTTACCGGTGAGGGGTGGTATTTCTGACCGGAGGCTGGGGGTGGCCGAGCCCGGGGCACGTTGCGAGACGTGTGGTCAAACTCACGATGTTTGTCCGGGCCATTTTGGACACATAGAGCTGGTTAAGCCTGTGGTTCACGTTGGTTTTGCCCGTGTGATATATGACATTTTGAGAACTACTTGTCCCAACTGCGGGCGCATAATGCTCCGCGACGAGGAGATTGCGCGGTATAGGGAGAGGCTGACTAGGCTTAGTAAGAGGTGGCGTCTGCTTGCGCAGAACCTGCACGAGAGAATTAGGAGGAAGGCGGCGGAGCGTATGACTTGTCCCCACTGTGGGTATAAGCGGAATAAGGTAAGGTTTGAGCGGCCGTACTACTTCTACGAGGAGACTGAGAATGGCGCCTTGGTTAAGCTTGATCCCGAGATGCTGAGAGATAGGCTTAGTAAGATACCGAGTGAAGACTTGGAGCTTCTTGGGATCAACCCTTCTGTTTTCCGGCCCGAGTGGGCAATTCTTAAGGTGTTGCCCGTTCCGCCTCCGCATGTGAGACCTTCTATACAGCTGGAGACCGGTATTAGGTCGGAGGACGACTTAACTCACAAGCTTGTGGATATTATTAGGATGAACGAGAAGCTTAAAATCGCCATTGAGACCGGCGCTCCTACTAACGTGGTGGACAACCTCTGGGACCTCCTCCAGTACCACGTCGCTACTTACTTTGACAACGAGCTCCCGGGGATCCCGGTGGCTAAGCACAGGGGCGGGAGGCCGCTTAAGGGGATAGCCCAGCGCCTAAAGGGCAAGGAGGGGCGCTTCAGGGGATCTCTCAGCGGGAAGCGCGTGAACTTCTCGGCGCGTACGGTCATCAGCCCCGACCCCCACATCAGCATAAACGAGGTTGGAGTGCCTACTGATATCGCCAAGATTTTGACTGTGCCGGAGAAGGTGACTGCTTGGAATATAGACGTGCTACGGGAGTACGTGATCCGCGGCCCCGAGACTTGGCCAGGGGCGAACTACGTCGTGACGCCCGAGGGGAGGAGGATAGATCTACGCTATGTGAAGGACAGGAAGGCCCTCGCGGAGAGGCTGGCCCCGGGTTGGGTGGTAGAGAGGCACTTAAGAGACGGCGACATTGTTCTTTTCAACAGACAGCCTTCTCTTCACAGGGTGTCTATGATGGGCCACTTGGTCAAGGTGTTGCCGGGGAGGACGTTTAGATTGCACCTGGCCGTGTGTCCTCCGTATAACGCTGATTTTGACGGGGACGAGATGAACCTCCATGTGCCGCAGACGGAGGAGGCTAGGGCGGAGGCGAGGTTGTTAATGCTGGTGGAGAATCACATAATCACTCCGCGCTACGGCGGTGCCATTATCGGAGCGAGACAAGACTACATAATCGGGGCCTATCTGCTTTCTCACAAAACTACTTTCTTAACTAAGAAGGAGGTGGCCTTCCTCCTGGGCGCGGGTAAGTCGGAGGAGGATCCACCGGAGCCGGCGATACTCTACCCCGTAGAGCTGTGGACGGGTAAGCAGATTATCTCCCACTTCCTACCGAAGGATTTCAACTGGGTGCAACCCACCGCTTTTAAGTCGAAGTGCCAAGACGCCTATACTTGCTATGGCGATGAGTGGATTATCGTGCTGAACGGCTACTTAGCAAAGGGGGTGTTGGACAAAAAATCGATAGGCGCCGAGCAGGTGGACTCTCTCTGGCACCGCATTGCCCGAGACTACCCGCCGGATGTGGCGAGGAGGTGGCTTGACTCGTCTCTCCGGTTGTTCCTAAGGTATCTTGATCTACGCGGCTTCACCTTTGCCATGGACTCAGTCTATATACCTACGGAGGCGTATAGGGAGGTGGAAGAAGTCATAGAGCAGGCCTTGAAGAAGGTTGAAGGACTTATCGAGGATTTCACAAGCGGGCGTCTTGAGGCCATGCCCGGCTTTACGGTGGAGGAGACGTTTGAAAACAAGGTTACAGATATCTTGTCAAGAGTTCGCGAAGACGCGGCGCAGGTTGTGGAGAAGTATATTGATAAGAACTCTGAGGGCTACCTAATGGCTAAGACCGGCGCTAGGGGTAGTCTCGTTAACATAGTGCAGATGGTCGCCACGCTGGGCCAGCAGACTATCCGGGGCGAGCGCATTAGGCGGGGCTTTAGAAGTAGGACGCTTCCTCACTTCCCTGTGGGGGATATAGGCGCCTTTTCTGGGGGCTTTGTTAAACATTGCTTTAGGTGCGGCCTCACGCCTGTTGAGTATTTCTTCCACGCGGCGGCGGGTAGAGATGGGTTGATAGACACGGCGGTGCGCACGGCGCAGTCAGGCTACATGCAGAGGCGTCTTATCAACGCGTTGCAAGACGTCTACGTGGCCTACGATGGGACCGTGAGGTTTGGCGGCTCTATGCTACTCCAGCCCCTATACGGCGAAGACGGCGTTGATGTGAGCCGTTCAGACCACGGCAAGGTCACAGACATAAAGCTACTCAAGATGTGGATAAGATGA
- a CDS encoding NusA-like transcription termination signal-binding factor: MPDIRLTEEEIRYATLFESITGVTPIDVVIDNAYSRVIYVVQKNQAALAVGKGGSNVKMLRQIVGKDVEIVEAGDTPEELIKNSLYPAKVIMVKVTKAPSGAKVAITTVAPEDKGIAIGKNGKNIARAKLLAKRYYDIDKIILA; encoded by the coding sequence ATGCCTGATATCCGGTTAACTGAGGAAGAAATTAGATACGCCACGCTTTTTGAAAGCATTACTGGCGTGACCCCTATAGACGTGGTTATAGACAACGCCTATTCTAGAGTTATCTACGTCGTGCAGAAAAACCAAGCGGCACTAGCTGTGGGAAAGGGGGGTTCTAACGTGAAGATGTTGCGGCAAATTGTTGGAAAAGACGTCGAGATTGTGGAGGCAGGCGATACGCCTGAGGAGTTGATTAAGAACAGCCTATACCCCGCCAAGGTGATAATGGTCAAGGTGACAAAAGCCCCCTCAGGCGCCAAAGTTGCCATCACTACAGTGGCACCTGAAGATAAAGGCATTGCGATAGGGAAGAACGGTAAAAACATAGCACGAGCTAAGCTATTGGCAAAGCGGTACTACGATATTGACAAAATAATACTAGCATAG